The Micromonospora sp. WMMD961 genome has a segment encoding these proteins:
- a CDS encoding trypsin-like peptidase domain-containing protein, translating to MAVQTGLGEPRGPWFISPELGPDGRGWWDPPEREPGGRRPGRLLAVLAVVAVSAVSGALAGGVVASRDGAGGPAAASAAPVPAELVTAAERTVPGVVSVLAGGTTTGSATGGSVNGASATGSGFAVDDQQHLITNDHILAKGGGGPVTVELPDGRRFAAEVVGREPRSDLAVLKVPASAGLTPLPLAKPGATRVGEPVLAVGSPLGLAGTVTAGIVSALNRQVRLGNNRHTAVQTDASINPGNSGGPLVNARGEVVGVNTAIATIDGNGSIGIGFAIPIDQVQQTADTIIGKGG from the coding sequence ATGGCAGTGCAGACCGGACTGGGCGAACCACGCGGTCCCTGGTTCATCTCGCCGGAACTCGGCCCGGACGGGCGCGGGTGGTGGGATCCTCCCGAGCGTGAACCGGGTGGGCGACGGCCTGGGCGGCTGCTGGCCGTGCTGGCCGTGGTGGCGGTCTCGGCCGTCTCCGGTGCTCTCGCCGGTGGCGTGGTGGCCAGCCGGGACGGGGCCGGGGGCCCGGCAGCGGCGTCCGCCGCCCCGGTTCCGGCCGAGCTGGTCACGGCGGCCGAGCGCACCGTACCCGGGGTGGTATCGGTGCTGGCGGGCGGCACGACCACTGGTTCCGCGACCGGCGGATCCGTGAACGGCGCGTCCGCGACCGGCTCCGGCTTCGCCGTGGACGACCAGCAGCACCTGATCACCAACGACCACATCCTGGCCAAGGGCGGTGGCGGGCCGGTGACTGTGGAGCTGCCCGACGGCCGTCGGTTCGCCGCCGAGGTGGTCGGACGGGAGCCACGCAGCGACCTTGCGGTGCTGAAGGTCCCGGCATCGGCCGGTCTGACCCCGCTGCCCCTGGCCAAACCGGGCGCGACCCGGGTCGGTGAGCCGGTCCTCGCGGTGGGTTCGCCGCTCGGCCTGGCCGGGACGGTCACCGCGGGAATCGTCAGCGCGCTGAACCGGCAGGTGCGACTGGGCAACAACCGGCACACCGCCGTGCAGACCGACGCGTCCATCAACCCCGGCAACTCCGGTGGGCCCCTCGTCAACGCCCGCGGGGAGGTGGTCGGGGTGAACACCGCCATCGCCACCATCGACGGCAACGGGTCGATCGGCATCGGGTTCGCCATCCCGATCGACCAGGTGCAGCAGACCGCCGACACCATCATCGGCAAGGGCGGCTGA
- a CDS encoding DUF58 domain-containing protein — protein sequence MRRVHVAPVVASADPGLAELAPDQRLRRLELTVTRRLNGLLHGQYRGLLPGPGSEPAGSREYRPGEDEVRRMDWAVTARTAVPHVRQVDADRELTTWLLVDGSASMEFGTAELDKRELAVAAVAAVGFLTAGVGNRLGAQVLRADGVRRFPARTGRTHLLALLRALLAAPRATAPADGAGRASTIGSPDLADGLDALHRIANRRGLVVVVSDFLDGLPDDPDQQAPWERTLRRLAARHQVLAIEVTDPRELELPDVGLITLVDPETGRCREVSTSDRRLRERYAEAAAAQREQVQQALRRGGASHLPLRTDRDWSADIVRHVHAQRRLAAAPAGQRRGGVA from the coding sequence ATGAGACGCGTGCACGTCGCACCGGTCGTCGCGTCAGCCGACCCCGGCCTGGCCGAGCTGGCCCCCGACCAGCGGTTACGCCGCCTTGAGCTCACCGTCACGCGCCGACTGAACGGTCTGCTGCACGGCCAGTACCGTGGCCTGTTGCCCGGTCCGGGCAGCGAACCCGCCGGCAGCCGCGAGTACCGGCCGGGCGAGGACGAGGTACGTCGGATGGACTGGGCGGTGACCGCTCGTACCGCCGTGCCACACGTCCGGCAGGTCGACGCCGACCGTGAACTCACCACCTGGCTGCTTGTCGACGGCAGCGCCAGCATGGAGTTCGGCACCGCCGAACTGGACAAGCGGGAGCTGGCGGTGGCCGCCGTCGCGGCGGTCGGTTTCCTGACCGCGGGTGTCGGCAACCGCCTCGGTGCCCAGGTGCTGCGTGCCGACGGGGTACGCCGCTTCCCGGCCCGCACCGGACGTACCCATCTGCTCGCGTTGCTCCGCGCGTTGCTCGCCGCCCCACGTGCCACCGCACCCGCCGACGGGGCGGGGCGGGCGTCCACGATCGGCTCGCCGGACCTCGCCGACGGGCTCGACGCGTTGCACCGGATCGCCAACCGGCGCGGCCTGGTCGTGGTGGTCTCCGATTTCCTCGACGGGCTGCCCGACGACCCCGACCAGCAGGCGCCCTGGGAGCGGACCCTGCGCCGGTTGGCCGCCCGGCACCAGGTGCTGGCGATCGAGGTGACAGACCCCCGTGAGCTGGAATTACCGGACGTCGGCCTGATCACGCTCGTCGACCCGGAGACCGGCCGCTGCCGCGAGGTGTCCACGTCGGACCGCCGGCTACGCGAGCGGTACGCCGAGGCTGCCGCCGCCCAGCGCGAGCAGGTCCAGCAGGCGTTGCGCCGTGGTGGAGCGAGCCACCTGCCGCTGCGCACCGACCGGGACTGGAGCGCCGACATCGTCCGGCACGTGCACGCCCAGCGTCGGCTTGCCGCCGCACCGGCCGGCCAACGACGGGGAGGTGTCGCGTGA
- the arfB gene encoding alternative ribosome rescue aminoacyl-tRNA hydrolase ArfB, with product MDDGLRVTDRWVVPAGELRERFSRSSGPGGQGVNTADSRVELSYDLANSPAVPESLRARALARLANRLVDGVLTIAASEHRAQLANREAARERMTALLREAAAPPPPARRATRPSRGAKERRLAEKKRQSQRKRDRRADGE from the coding sequence GTGGACGACGGACTGCGGGTGACCGACCGGTGGGTCGTCCCCGCCGGGGAGTTGCGGGAGCGCTTCTCCCGCTCCTCGGGGCCGGGAGGGCAGGGGGTCAACACGGCGGACTCCCGGGTCGAGCTGAGCTACGACCTGGCCAACTCGCCTGCCGTGCCCGAGTCGCTGCGGGCACGGGCGCTGGCCCGCCTGGCCAACCGCCTGGTCGACGGGGTGTTGACGATCGCCGCCAGCGAGCACCGCGCCCAACTGGCCAACCGGGAGGCGGCCCGGGAACGGATGACCGCCCTGCTGCGGGAGGCCGCCGCGCCCCCTCCGCCGGCCCGTCGAGCGACCCGCCCGTCCCGTGGAGCCAAGGAACGCCGACTGGCCGAGAAGAAGCGCCAGTCCCAGCGCAAGCGCGACCGCC
- a CDS encoding MoxR family ATPase translates to MTDISDTLASMPSSVDPEPTGVELEQTLFEVKRVIVGQDRLVERLLTALVANGHCLLEGVPGVAKTLAAQTLATVVGGTFSRIQFTPDLVPSDIVGTRIYRASKETFDIELGPIMANLVLADEINRAPAKVQSALLEAMAERQVSIGGRSWPVPKPFLVLATQNPIESEGVYQLPEAQRDRFLMKVVVDYPSDADELAILYRMSTDRPRPRQVLDAQRLQDLQAHAERVFVHHALAEYVVRLILATRDPGRFGLPEIAPLLAYGASPRATLGLVAAARAHALLRGREYVLPEDIRELAVDVLAHRLVLSFDAVADGVSAESVVRRLVEAVPPPRLANGHPQQAPDLAAA, encoded by the coding sequence GTGACGGACATCTCGGACACCCTGGCCAGCATGCCCAGCTCGGTCGATCCCGAGCCGACCGGCGTCGAGCTGGAACAGACCCTCTTCGAGGTCAAACGCGTGATCGTGGGGCAGGATCGCCTCGTCGAACGCCTGCTCACCGCACTGGTCGCCAACGGACACTGCCTCTTGGAGGGGGTGCCCGGCGTGGCCAAGACACTGGCCGCGCAGACCCTCGCCACAGTGGTCGGTGGCACCTTCTCGCGGATCCAGTTCACCCCGGACCTGGTCCCCTCCGACATCGTCGGCACCCGGATCTACCGGGCCTCCAAGGAGACCTTCGACATCGAACTGGGCCCGATCATGGCCAACCTGGTGTTGGCCGACGAGATCAACCGTGCCCCGGCCAAGGTCCAGTCGGCGCTGCTGGAGGCGATGGCCGAACGGCAGGTCTCGATCGGCGGACGGAGTTGGCCGGTCCCGAAGCCGTTCCTGGTCCTGGCCACCCAGAACCCGATCGAGTCCGAGGGGGTGTACCAGCTCCCGGAGGCCCAGCGCGACCGGTTCCTGATGAAGGTCGTGGTCGACTACCCCAGCGACGCCGACGAACTGGCCATCCTCTACCGGATGAGCACCGACCGACCACGCCCGCGTCAGGTGCTCGACGCCCAGCGACTACAGGACCTCCAGGCCCACGCCGAGAGGGTCTTCGTCCACCACGCGTTGGCCGAGTACGTGGTGCGGCTGATCCTCGCCACCCGGGATCCGGGCCGGTTCGGACTACCGGAGATCGCCCCGCTGCTGGCGTACGGGGCCAGCCCCCGGGCCACCCTGGGCCTGGTCGCCGCCGCCCGGGCACATGCCCTGCTGCGTGGGCGGGAGTACGTGCTGCCCGAGGACATCCGGGAACTCGCCGTCGACGTCCTCGCCCATCGACTGGTGCTCTCCTTCGACGCGGTCGCCGACGGGGTGTCCGCCGAGAGCGTGGTGCGCCGGCTGGTCGAGGCGGTGCCACCGCCCCGGCTGGCCAACGGGCACCCACAGCAGGCGCCGGACCTGGCGGCGGCATGA
- a CDS encoding VWA domain-containing protein yields MIWQSPLRLWLLLGVLALVVAYLMVQRRRSRYAVRFTNLRLLDRVAPERPAWRRHVPAGLFLAMLALLVVGFARPSAEVRVPRERATVMVAVDVSTSMLATDVDPDRLAAAKQAARRFVEGLPDEFNVGLVAFAGSAAVLVPPSTDRDALDEGIGRLAEGITGVQGTAIGEAINTSLGAVKSLDSEAAKEPPPARIILLSDGANTSGMDPMEAAAEAVTAEVPVHAISFGTPSGFVDRGGRPIQVPVDGQTLRAVAEETGGMFHEASTSDELRAVYDDIGSSVGYRTERQDVSARFIGLGLVFAMGAAAGSMRWFSRLP; encoded by the coding sequence GTGATCTGGCAGTCGCCGCTGCGGCTCTGGTTGCTGCTCGGTGTGCTCGCCCTGGTCGTCGCGTACCTGATGGTGCAGCGCCGACGTAGCCGGTACGCGGTCCGCTTCACCAACCTGCGGTTGCTCGACCGGGTGGCGCCGGAACGGCCCGCCTGGCGTCGACACGTACCAGCCGGGCTCTTCCTGGCCATGCTGGCGCTGCTCGTGGTCGGCTTCGCCCGACCCAGCGCCGAGGTCCGGGTGCCTCGGGAACGCGCCACGGTGATGGTGGCGGTGGACGTCTCCACGTCGATGCTCGCCACCGACGTCGATCCGGACCGGTTGGCCGCCGCCAAACAGGCGGCCCGGCGCTTCGTGGAGGGCCTGCCCGACGAGTTCAACGTCGGACTGGTCGCGTTCGCGGGCAGCGCGGCGGTACTGGTGCCGCCGAGCACCGACCGGGACGCCCTGGACGAGGGGATCGGCCGGCTCGCCGAGGGCATCACCGGCGTGCAGGGCACCGCGATCGGCGAGGCGATCAACACGTCGCTCGGCGCGGTCAAGAGCCTGGACAGCGAGGCCGCGAAGGAACCGCCGCCGGCCCGGATCATCCTGCTCTCCGACGGCGCCAACACCTCCGGGATGGACCCGATGGAGGCGGCAGCCGAGGCGGTGACGGCGGAGGTGCCGGTGCACGCCATCTCGTTCGGCACACCGTCCGGTTTCGTGGACCGCGGCGGGCGACCCATCCAGGTACCTGTCGACGGGCAGACCCTCAGGGCGGTCGCCGAGGAGACCGGCGGGATGTTCCACGAGGCCAGCACCTCCGACGAGTTACGCGCCGTCTACGACGACATCGGCAGCTCGGTCGGCTACCGCACCGAACGGCAGGACGTCTCGGCCCGGTTCATCGGCCTCGGACTGGTGTTCGCGATGGGTGCCGCCGCCGGCTCGATGCGCTGGTTCTCCCGACTGCCCTGA